ACTGTAATGAATCGTTATGTTGGGTTTAGGTTAGGTGCCGGACCCCAGGATGTCTCGCAGGGCTGGCTCTAGGGTGGGGTATTGGTAAGTAAAACCCATGGCCTGCACCCGCTCCGGCAACACCCGCTGGCCAGTTAAGATGACCTGGGCTGCATCCCCCAGCAATAACTCCAAAACCACAGCCGGCACCGGTAACCAGGACGGGCGTTGCAGGACTTGTCCTAGGGTTTGGCAAAATTCCGCCATACGGACCGGTTCAGGCGCCGTGGCGTTGTAAACACCGGACCACCGTTCGTCTTGCAGCGCCGTGCCAATCAGATTCACCATGTCGTCTTGATGAATCCAGGCAAACCATTGGCGTCCAGAACCAATTGGCCCCCCTAAAAACGCCCGAAATGGCGGCAGAATGCGGCGAATTGCACCGCCTAACCCCAGCACAATGCCGATGCGAAAAATGACCAACCGCACTCCCAAATCCTGCACCGGCAGGGCGGCCTGCTCCCAGGCTTGACACACCTGGGCCAAAAAGTCGTCCCCCGGTGGACTGGTTTCCGTAAACGTAGCCGTTTCGCTGGTGCCATAGTAACCAATGGCGGAGGCGTTGATGAGCACCGACGGGCGCCGGGGGGCTTGGGCAATTGCTGCCACCAGCCGTTGGGTTCCCCCCACCCGACTGTCCCGGATGGCCTGTTTGCGGGTCGGCGTCCATCGTCCGATGATGGGTTCCCCCGCCAGATTCACCACCCCGTCACACCCCTGTACAGCGGTGGCGACCTCTGTCCAGGGAAAGACTTGGGCCTGGGGGAACAACGCCTGCGCCCGATCCGGTGAACGGGTCAGCACCCGCACCGTTTCCCCCTCGGCCAACAACCGCTGGACCAGGCGAGCGCCAATAAATCCCGTGGCCCCCGTGACCAAAACAATCATCTAGCGTGGCGTGGGGAGTAACCCGCCCCCGAGTAACCGTTGTAGGTCGAACCCCTGCTGACCAAAGCGCAAGAGGGCCGGAATATCCAGGTTGATTTCCCGAGCCGGGTAGGCCTCCAGCACATTCACCAGCCCAAACCCGTCCCGATCCCGAAAGCCCCCCTGCTCCCGGGGAATAGATGCCAAGATAATCGCCCCCTTCAGACCGGGCATCACCGACGGGGCCTGATTGGGCAAAAACAGGGGAGGAATTTGCATCAATAGCTGTTCCACTGGGGGAGAGTCCACCAGGCGAATGACGCGCCGGGGTTCCAGGGGGATTTTAAACCGCAACACCTGCTCAAAGGCTTGCCGTTCCCTTTCCGGCAGTAGCCGCAACGTGCGCTGCAAATCCGGTGAAAGCTCGTTTTTATCCACAAACCGCCGTAAATCCGGCACCGAAATCCGGGCTACCTCAAAGATGTTGAACCAAAAATTGACGGTTTGAGCCGCCTGGGCCGGCGCTGCCATAGTCCCCACCACCAGGGGCACAGCCAATCCCCACCCCCACTGCTTGAGACGCATTCTGTTCACCTCACCGTTCTTCATGACCTATCATAGCCCGGTCGGTTCCCGCCACCACTAAACCATACCCGCGCCCGTATACTGTCTGGATCAGGGGGGACTCCCCGGGGGCCTCCAACTTGCGGCGCAGCAACCGGATGTGGGCGGCCAGGAGATTCCGGTCCGGCTGTTCCCCCGGCCACAACCAGGCCAGCAACTGGTTATGGGACAGGACTTGCCCCGGCTGTTGCATCAACAGGGCCAACAGTTGGGTCTCCTTTTCCGACAGGACAATGGCCCGTTCTCCCCGGTAGGCCAACCGTTGATCCGGCAACAGCACCAGGTCCCCCACCGTCAAGCGCGTTGCCGGAGCCACAGGGGTTGGTCGGCGCAACAAAGCCCGCACCCGCGCAGCCAATTCGGCAAAGGCAAAGGGTTTCACCAGGTAGTCATCGGCGCCCGCATCCAGCCCCTGTACCCGGTCGGTCACCCCGTCGCGGGCCGTCAGGAACAGCACTGGTGTGGTGATCCCTTCGCGCCGGAGCCGCTGGCATAGACTCAGCCCGTCTAACCGGGGCAACATCCAGTCCAGAATCAGCAGATCGTAGTAATGCTGTTTCGCCAGCCCATAGGCGGTTTCACCGTCCCGTACCAGGACCACCCGGTAACCCTGTTGCTCCAGCAGAGCCGTCAAGGGTTCCGCTAAATCCAGGTCATCCTCAACCAGCAACAATGACATGGCCATTGGTTCACCGCATCGCCGGAGTCTTGATGTAGCTGTTAGGACAGTGATTGAGCAGCATGTTTCCGGTGGTCGTCGGCGTCGGTTGGGCGAGACGATCTAACCCCATGCTACAGTAGGAAACAGCAAATGGCCGATGAGTGAACCCCTATGACAGTCACGACCCTGCCGGTCGAAAAAACTAAATTGGCGAAGCCGCCTTTGCAGGTGGAATTACTAGGTAGTAAGGTGTTGCGGCAGAACGCCAAGCGGGTAACCCAGGTGAACCAGGAACTGCGGGACCTGGCAGTGCAGATGTTGCAAACCATGTACAGCCGGGAGGGTATCGGTTTGGCTGCGCCCCAGGTGGGGATCCTCAAGCAGGTGATTGTGGTGGACACAGAACCGGACAATGCTGCTACTCCGCCCTTGGTCTTGGTGAATCCTGTAATCGAGGCCCAGAGCGTCGAGCTGGTGACGGGTGAAGAGGGTTGTTTGAGTATTCCGGGGGTCTTTTTACCGGTGAAACGGCCGGCCCAGGTAACCGTCAGCTATAAGGATGAGTGGGGGAAATTGCACCGGCGGGAATTCCGGGATTTGCTGGCGCGGGTGGTGTTACACGAGATGGATCATTTGCAGGGGGTGATGTTCGTGGACCGGGTGGAGAACCCATTGGCGCTGGCGCGGGAGTTGAGCAAACACCGGTTTTCCCTGGCGGATGTACGGCGGGTGCGATGAGTCCCTTGACACCGGTCAGTGGCCTGTTTTTGGCAGGCGCTTGCGTAGCAGCCATTGCCGCCGTGGGGTGTGTGTTTGAATTGGGCTACGGGCAACCGCGACTGGGGGCGCCTTTGACCTGGGGGATTCTGGTCCTGAGCGCACCGGCGACGGTTGTTTGTTTCTGGGCAGCGGTGCGGTCGGCGCGGCAGGAGTAGGGGCGTCGCCAGCGGTTCATTCTGGGTTAGGATAGAAATCAAAGAGAGTCCTAGGAGAAACTCAGCCAAGGGATGGCGTAAACTAGGATCAGGGGCAAGAGGAGATGGCACAGTGTGTGCCTACCTGTTGACTTGTCCTGGGTGAATTTATGGGTACCGAACCGACAGAGTCTCCCTATCCACAACCGACGACGGAAGCGCAGCCGATGGAGGCATCGCCTATGCCAACCGGTGAAACGGGTGAAGGTATTTTGGTGGTTCCGCCAGCCAACGGCCAAGGCTCAAATGGCTTAGTCATTCCCACGCGGGCGCGTCAGTTCCATGACCACCGGTTGGAGGAGTTTCACCGGGTCTTGACCAGACACAGCGGCGAACGGCATCTGGTGATTTTACAGGATTTTCCGGACCCCGATGCCTTGTCCTCCGCCTGGGCCTATGCCTTGATTGCCCAACAGTACGACATTCGCTGCGACCTGGTGTACACCGGCATTATCAGCCACCAGGAGAACATTGCCCTGGTGAAATTGACGGGGATGCCCGTGCAAAATTGGTCGCCCACGACCCTCAAGGACCGGGATTGGGGTTGTTACCAGGGGTGTGTGTTTATTGATAATCAGGGGG
This genomic window from Gloeomargarita sp. SRBZ-1_bins_9 contains:
- a CDS encoding TIGR01777 family oxidoreductase, yielding MIVLVTGATGFIGARLVQRLLAEGETVRVLTRSPDRAQALFPQAQVFPWTEVATAVQGCDGVVNLAGEPIIGRWTPTRKQAIRDSRVGGTQRLVAAIAQAPRRPSVLINASAIGYYGTSETATFTETSPPGDDFLAQVCQAWEQAALPVQDLGVRLVIFRIGIVLGLGGAIRRILPPFRAFLGGPIGSGRQWFAWIHQDDMVNLIGTALQDERWSGVYNATAPEPVRMAEFCQTLGQVLQRPSWLPVPAVVLELLLGDAAQVILTGQRVLPERVQAMGFTYQYPTLEPALRDILGSGT
- a CDS encoding response regulator transcription factor; protein product: MSLLLVEDDLDLAEPLTALLEQQGYRVVLVRDGETAYGLAKQHYYDLLILDWMLPRLDGLSLCQRLRREGITTPVLFLTARDGVTDRVQGLDAGADDYLVKPFAFAELAARVRALLRRPTPVAPATRLTVGDLVLLPDQRLAYRGERAIVLSEKETQLLALLMQQPGQVLSHNQLLAWLWPGEQPDRNLLAAHIRLLRRKLEAPGESPLIQTVYGRGYGLVVAGTDRAMIGHEER
- the def gene encoding peptide deformylase, whose product is MTVTTLPVEKTKLAKPPLQVELLGSKVLRQNAKRVTQVNQELRDLAVQMLQTMYSREGIGLAAPQVGILKQVIVVDTEPDNAATPPLVLVNPVIEAQSVELVTGEEGCLSIPGVFLPVKRPAQVTVSYKDEWGKLHRREFRDLLARVVLHEMDHLQGVMFVDRVENPLALARELSKHRFSLADVRRVR
- a CDS encoding alpha/beta hydrolase, which translates into the protein MRLKQWGWGLAVPLVVGTMAAPAQAAQTVNFWFNIFEVARISVPDLRRFVDKNELSPDLQRTLRLLPERERQAFEQVLRFKIPLEPRRVIRLVDSPPVEQLLMQIPPLFLPNQAPSVMPGLKGAIILASIPREQGGFRDRDGFGLVNVLEAYPAREINLDIPALLRFGQQGFDLQRLLGGGLLPTPR